One region of Limnospira fusiformis SAG 85.79 genomic DNA includes:
- a CDS encoding PAS domain-containing protein, translating to MLPRIAITPSAFLVLFPAIRPWDNVFDASATESIPIHHLLTKLMISQDLLFSNLPLYKAIDRHPLTASPETPLMGVISMISPQPKSDSDRETQPHRKSCVLAVEQGKLVGLITERDLVRLATQYRSFDHLTLAAVMTRDLVTLSIEPHQDIFTAITLMRQHQIRHLPVLSKTGELVGLISTQTLRECLQPGDLFKLRQVAEAMTRDVIHATPNASILHLAQLMAEYRVSCVVIAEPKIGDSFLCHPVGIVTERYIVKCSALDLNFDRMMAADIMSSPLWCLHPTENLWVAHEQMQQRGVRRLVVCDEQQQLVGILTQTSLLQTLNPLELYNTIEALQQQVNKLQGERIKQMQNDHHQTREELQKQRDFTEAILDTVPALIVVLNTQGYIVKFNQACVKITGYSGQEVQDRPFWEILLVPEEVNSVKKGFADLTAGNFPSYHENYWVTKTGDRRLIAWSNTILCDDDGQVEYIIGTGEDITERRRSGIELESQKEAYRQLASSLEEQVESKTSEIAESKHQLELEINQVNQIQKQLIFSQERLNDLLNSSLAIIYSCDPETLRVTFISSNVPNVLGYTQKEFQESVEFWEERVHPEDRDFAWSKVREVLTKGTSFYEYRFRHGDGSYRWMQEHLRLVLDAAGKPREVVGYGFDISDRKQAEIAAAEREAILYSFYNSTSMMMGVVELLDGDIIHIFSNNATAEFWGVSPEALKNARCSEMGVPASIIELWCQHYRESQQLGKPIKFEYIHTLNDGEHHLSVTVSPILNSGLDKLRFCYIAEDITQAKKTEYQLYKITQDLLNSQKIAGIGTWEYNVSSGKITWSEEVFRIYGMDPTQGEPTLAELREKMHPDDRDRHAEDTERSLTLGEPFYTEYRLVRPSGEIRYIQGMGGVEHDAEWQPLRLFGSVIDITEKRQAEMALSASEAKYRRLIEQMPAATYTANLDDKLSILYISPQIERLLGISASEWLKNSKDWLELVHPEDRDRLLEEIRQGIEENQGFSVEYRMFSRSGNVVWVRDNGQVVLDDQGNPTFLQGVMINITDKKETEIALQESEEKFRQIAETVREVFFMTSFDGQTILYINPAYEKIWGQSCASLYENPQHWINSVHPEDLQRVIEAYQRQFQDKLVFDEEYRIIRPDSTIRWVAARVFPVTDKSGKIYRWAGIAEDITSRKLMLEQLQNSKTFIQKVTDYIPNILYIFDIIKKRNVYINRNIQDILGYTYQQIQETGGTLLYEIIHPEDLPIVEKHFQDMSKAQDGQIYTVEYRVQKANGEWRWLLSRDLVFSRHSDGRVQEILGTATDFTDRKQTEEILHTTYQHLKQKNREMEIVRKMIEFLQACDAVEEGYGAISEFLKQLFPDFAGAVLVIDPDSPESDLEAVSTFGELPHQEIKFPFKDCWTLRRGKIHTASDQQSGLFCNHINSELLPKHSLCIPLIAKTKIWGLLYMITESSLVNMESSEQLGRTVADQLSLALFNLKLQEQLRLESIRDPLTGLFNRRYLQETLNQALAKAHRKNQPLCIIMIDIDHFKHFNDTFGHEAGDLVLQEIAHFIQTNIRSSDTACRYGGEEMTLILPDTTLEIASDRAQFLCEGIRGLKRQHHNRDLGQITASFGVASFPEHAQTLDDLLRLADDALYLAKNQGRDRVVVWEFL from the coding sequence GTGTTACCTAGAATAGCTATCACACCCTCGGCTTTCTTAGTTTTGTTTCCGGCTATTCGCCCATGGGATAATGTATTTGATGCCAGTGCCACAGAATCAATCCCTATTCACCATCTCCTAACTAAGCTAATGATTAGCCAAGATCTACTGTTCTCGAATTTGCCGTTATATAAGGCAATTGATCGACACCCACTGACGGCTTCTCCTGAAACTCCCTTAATGGGGGTCATCTCCATGATCAGCCCACAGCCAAAAAGTGACTCTGACAGGGAAACCCAGCCACACCGGAAAAGTTGCGTCCTGGCCGTAGAACAGGGAAAACTGGTCGGTTTAATTACGGAAAGGGATCTCGTGCGCCTGGCTACCCAATATCGCAGCTTTGACCATTTAACCTTAGCGGCGGTGATGACTCGCGATCTAGTCACCCTATCAATAGAACCCCATCAAGACATTTTTACTGCTATTACCCTGATGCGTCAACATCAGATTCGCCATCTTCCGGTTTTGTCGAAAACTGGTGAGCTGGTGGGATTAATTTCCACACAAACCCTGCGCGAGTGTTTGCAACCAGGGGATTTGTTCAAATTACGTCAAGTCGCCGAAGCCATGACGCGAGACGTGATCCATGCTACCCCTAACGCTTCTATTTTACATCTGGCTCAATTGATGGCGGAATATCGGGTTAGTTGTGTGGTCATTGCTGAACCCAAAATCGGGGATAGTTTCCTGTGCCATCCTGTGGGAATAGTCACAGAAAGATATATTGTCAAGTGTTCAGCCCTGGATCTTAATTTTGATCGGATGATGGCGGCTGACATTATGAGTAGCCCCCTATGGTGTTTGCACCCCACAGAAAATTTATGGGTAGCCCATGAACAAATGCAGCAACGGGGAGTCCGTCGGTTAGTGGTGTGTGATGAACAACAGCAATTAGTGGGTATTTTGACTCAAACCAGTTTACTGCAAACTCTTAATCCCCTGGAACTTTATAATACCATTGAAGCCCTACAACAGCAGGTTAATAAATTACAAGGTGAACGGATCAAACAGATGCAAAATGACCACCATCAGACTCGCGAAGAACTGCAAAAACAGCGAGATTTTACCGAGGCTATCTTAGATACGGTTCCGGCTTTAATTGTGGTTTTAAATACCCAAGGTTACATCGTCAAATTTAATCAAGCCTGTGTGAAAATTACGGGATATTCTGGGCAAGAAGTTCAAGATCGACCGTTTTGGGAGATTTTATTAGTTCCTGAAGAAGTGAACAGCGTAAAAAAGGGGTTTGCGGATTTAACAGCGGGGAATTTTCCCAGTTATCATGAAAATTATTGGGTGACGAAAACAGGCGATCGCCGTTTAATTGCCTGGTCTAATACAATTTTATGTGATGATGATGGGCAAGTGGAATATATTATCGGCACGGGAGAAGATATTACCGAACGGAGACGGTCAGGAATTGAGTTAGAATCCCAGAAGGAAGCCTATCGCCAATTAGCATCATCCCTGGAAGAACAAGTAGAGTCAAAAACCTCTGAAATTGCGGAGAGTAAACATCAACTAGAACTGGAAATTAATCAGGTAAATCAGATTCAAAAACAGCTAATCTTTTCTCAAGAAAGATTGAATGATTTACTTAATTCAAGTTTGGCAATTATCTATAGCTGTGACCCGGAAACTCTGCGGGTGACATTCATTAGTAGTAATGTGCCAAATGTCCTGGGATATACTCAAAAAGAATTCCAAGAAAGTGTCGAGTTTTGGGAAGAGAGAGTTCATCCAGAAGACCGAGATTTTGCCTGGTCTAAAGTTCGTGAGGTTTTGACGAAGGGGACATCTTTTTATGAATATCGTTTTCGCCATGGGGATGGTAGTTATCGCTGGATGCAAGAACATCTAAGGTTAGTATTAGATGCGGCGGGAAAACCCAGAGAAGTGGTGGGCTATGGTTTTGATATTAGCGATCGCAAACAAGCAGAAATAGCAGCAGCGGAACGAGAGGCGATCTTGTATAGTTTCTATAATAGCACCAGCATGATGATGGGTGTAGTAGAACTCCTAGATGGGGATATTATCCACATTTTTAGTAATAATGCAACGGCTGAATTTTGGGGTGTGAGTCCTGAAGCTCTGAAAAATGCCCGGTGTAGTGAAATGGGTGTACCCGCCTCAATTATTGAGTTATGGTGTCAACATTATCGGGAAAGTCAACAGCTTGGGAAACCGATTAAATTTGAGTATATTCACACCCTAAATGATGGGGAACATCACTTATCGGTTACGGTTTCGCCTATCCTAAATTCCGGCTTAGACAAGTTGAGGTTTTGCTACATTGCTGAGGATATTACCCAAGCCAAAAAAACCGAATATCAATTATATAAAATTACTCAAGATTTGCTCAACTCTCAAAAAATAGCTGGGATTGGCACTTGGGAATATAATGTAAGTTCGGGTAAAATTACTTGGTCAGAAGAGGTGTTCCGGATTTATGGCATGGACCCGACCCAAGGGGAACCTACTTTAGCAGAATTACGAGAAAAAATGCACCCGGATGATCGCGATCGCCACGCGGAAGATACGGAGCGATCGTTAACCTTGGGAGAACCTTTTTATACAGAATATCGTCTGGTTCGTCCCAGTGGAGAAATTCGTTATATTCAAGGTATGGGAGGGGTTGAACATGATGCAGAATGGCAACCATTACGCTTATTTGGCTCGGTAATTGATATCACCGAAAAAAGACAAGCAGAGATGGCTTTAAGTGCTTCTGAGGCTAAATATCGCCGTCTGATTGAACAAATGCCAGCGGCTACCTATACGGCTAATTTAGATGACAAATTGAGCATACTTTATATTAGTCCTCAAATTGAGCGTTTGCTGGGTATTTCAGCCAGTGAGTGGTTAAAAAATAGTAAGGATTGGCTGGAGTTAGTGCATCCAGAAGATCGCGATCGCCTGTTGGAGGAAATCCGTCAAGGTATCGAAGAAAATCAAGGCTTTAGTGTTGAATATCGGATGTTTTCGCGATCGGGAAATGTGGTCTGGGTGCGTGATAACGGCCAAGTTGTCCTCGATGACCAAGGCAACCCCACATTCCTCCAGGGAGTTATGATTAATATTACTGACAAGAAAGAGACAGAAATTGCCCTCCAAGAAAGCGAGGAAAAATTCCGTCAAATTGCTGAAACAGTGCGAGAAGTGTTTTTTATGACATCTTTTGATGGTCAAACAATTCTGTATATTAATCCTGCCTACGAGAAAATTTGGGGGCAAAGTTGCGCCAGTCTCTACGAAAACCCTCAACATTGGATTAATTCTGTACATCCAGAAGATCTACAGCGGGTGATAGAAGCATATCAGCGCCAGTTTCAGGATAAGTTGGTTTTTGATGAGGAATACAGAATTATTCGCCCTGATAGTACAATTAGATGGGTAGCAGCGCGGGTTTTTCCAGTCACTGATAAATCAGGAAAAATCTATCGTTGGGCGGGAATTGCCGAAGATATTACCTCCCGAAAACTCATGCTTGAACAACTCCAAAACAGTAAAACATTTATTCAGAAAGTTACTGATTATATCCCCAATATTTTGTATATATTCGACATCATCAAAAAGCGCAATGTTTATATCAATCGCAATATTCAAGATATCCTCGGATACACCTACCAACAAATTCAAGAAACCGGAGGCACTTTACTCTATGAAATTATCCATCCTGAAGATTTACCCATCGTCGAAAAACACTTTCAAGATATGTCCAAAGCACAAGATGGTCAAATATATACCGTAGAATATCGCGTTCAAAAAGCAAATGGAGAATGGCGTTGGTTACTGAGTCGGGATCTCGTTTTTAGTCGCCATTCAGATGGACGGGTTCAAGAAATTTTAGGGACGGCGACAGATTTCACCGATCGCAAACAAACCGAAGAAATATTACACACTACTTATCAGCATCTCAAGCAAAAAAATCGGGAAATGGAAATTGTCCGAAAAATGATTGAATTTCTGCAAGCCTGCGATGCAGTTGAGGAGGGATATGGGGCGATTTCGGAATTTCTGAAACAGCTTTTTCCCGATTTTGCTGGGGCGGTATTGGTAATAGATCCTGATAGCCCGGAATCGGATTTAGAAGCGGTTTCTACATTTGGTGAACTCCCACATCAGGAGATAAAATTTCCTTTCAAAGATTGTTGGACGTTACGAAGGGGAAAAATTCATACCGCCAGTGACCAGCAATCGGGTTTATTTTGTAATCATATAAATTCTGAACTGCTACCTAAACATTCTTTATGTATTCCCCTAATTGCCAAAACCAAAATTTGGGGATTATTATACATGATTACTGAATCGTCTTTAGTTAATATGGAGTCTTCCGAACAACTAGGGCGCACTGTTGCTGATCAGTTATCTTTGGCTTTATTCAACTTGAAACTTCAGGAACAATTACGCCTAGAAAGTATCCGAGATCCTTTGACTGGACTCTTTAACCGTCGCTATCTGCAAGAAACGCTCAATCAAGCCTTAGCCAAGGCTCACCGCAAAAATCAACCCTTATGTATTATCATGATAGATATTGACCATTTTAAACACTTCAATGATACGTTTGGTCATGAAGCTGGGGACTTAGTTTTGCAAGAAATTGCTCATTTCATCCAAACAAATATCAGAAGTTCTGATACGGCTTGCCGTTATGGGGGGGAAGAAATGACGTTAATTTTGCCAGACACTACCCTAGAAATAGCGAGCGATCGCGCCCAGTTTTTATGTGAGGGAATTCGCGGATTAAAACGGCAACACCA
- the psb27 gene encoding photosystem II protein Psb27, with the protein MKYFVSRLVALLMVVTVALVGCGNSPDGLTGNYSQDTLAVVNSLRTAIALPEDAPEKAAAQAEARTLINSFASRYRRDPAVSTSSSFTTMRTALNALAGHYSSYPNRPVPDKLKQRLEQEFKQVEAAVKRGA; encoded by the coding sequence ATGAAATACTTTGTTTCTCGCCTGGTTGCCCTACTGATGGTCGTTACCGTTGCCCTGGTGGGCTGTGGTAACTCACCCGATGGTCTAACAGGAAATTATAGCCAGGATACCTTAGCAGTTGTGAATAGTTTGAGAACTGCGATCGCTTTACCGGAAGATGCCCCAGAAAAGGCCGCCGCCCAGGCGGAAGCCCGGACCCTGATTAATAGTTTCGCTTCCCGCTACCGTCGAGACCCAGCGGTTTCTACTTCCAGTTCCTTTACTACTATGCGGACTGCCTTAAATGCCCTAGCAGGTCATTACAGTTCCTACCCTAACCGTCCCGTTCCTGATAAACTCAAGCAAAGACTAGAACAGGAGTTTAAACAAGTAGAAGCGGCTGTGAAACGGGGCGCTTAA
- a CDS encoding prohibitin family protein: MKSAQPQQGLPAIVLGIIVALAILIGLNSFVIINPGQAAVLSILGKAQDGALLEGLHFKPPIISAVDIYDVTVQKFEVPAQSSTKDLQQLSASFAINFRLDPVNVVQVRREQGTLQNVVSKIVAPQTQESFKIAAAKRTIEEAITQREELKADFDEALVSRLDKYGIIVLDTSVVDLTFSPEFARAVEEKQIAEQRARRAVYVAKEAEQQAQADINRAKGRAEAQRLLAETLKAQGGELVLQKEAIEAWRQGGSQMPKVLILGDSKSKVPFLFNVGDLTKS; this comes from the coding sequence TTGAAAAGCGCACAACCCCAACAGGGTTTACCAGCCATTGTTCTGGGAATTATCGTCGCACTGGCTATTCTGATTGGGCTTAATTCTTTTGTAATTATTAATCCTGGTCAAGCCGCCGTGTTAAGTATTCTCGGAAAGGCCCAGGATGGCGCACTACTAGAGGGGTTACACTTTAAGCCTCCCATAATTTCCGCCGTCGATATTTATGATGTCACTGTCCAGAAGTTTGAAGTTCCCGCCCAAAGTTCCACCAAGGATCTACAGCAACTTTCCGCTAGTTTTGCCATCAACTTCCGCCTTGACCCCGTAAATGTCGTGCAAGTCCGCCGGGAACAAGGTACTCTACAAAATGTGGTATCTAAAATTGTCGCGCCCCAAACTCAGGAATCTTTTAAAATTGCCGCTGCTAAACGTACCATTGAGGAAGCCATTACTCAACGGGAGGAACTGAAAGCAGATTTTGACGAGGCTCTGGTGTCACGATTAGATAAATATGGCATTATTGTTTTAGATACCAGTGTTGTCGATCTGACTTTCTCCCCTGAATTTGCTCGCGCCGTTGAAGAAAAACAAATCGCTGAACAACGGGCGCGGCGGGCTGTCTATGTCGCTAAAGAAGCTGAACAACAAGCCCAAGCCGACATTAACCGCGCTAAGGGTCGGGCGGAAGCTCAACGCTTATTAGCCGAAACTCTCAAGGCTCAAGGTGGTGAGTTGGTACTGCAAAAAGAGGCGATCGAGGCTTGGCGACAAGGGGGTTCTCAAATGCCTAAAGTCCTGATTTTGGGTGATTCTAAAAGTAAGGTTCCCTTCTTATTTAACGT